In Halosegnis marinus, one genomic interval encodes:
- a CDS encoding M28 family metallopeptidase, protein MHDTGWIGDTFVSDTGWDHLETLVDIGNRMAGSEGELRAAHATRDALAEHARDARVETFDVQGWTRGSSEIRIDGEGYDCIALPRSPGEEVAGELVDLGYGLPEDFEETDIEGKVVMCATNVPSWYERFIHRREKYYYAVEGGAEAFVFKNHVEGCLAPTGSVGTDARPMGDIPAVGVSKEVGSELGRRHEGQRLDVTVDIEAASADATSQNVHAELGPDTDEAVLVTSHVDAHDIAVGAMDNGAGTAMVVELARTLAAREDELETRVEFVCFGAEEVGLDGSGYLADDRDPDDVKAVVNFDGVVRGRDLGAYTHGFPELREAVEAVSDATDHPFTANPHHGPHSDHWPFVEYGVPGYHVYSETGDEGRGWGHTRADTLDKLEKRDLREQAVVLTELVVDVTGRDIAHRDTDDIAAELEEQDLAEGMKVTGDWAFGDD, encoded by the coding sequence ATGCACGACACCGGCTGGATCGGCGACACCTTCGTCTCGGACACGGGCTGGGACCACCTCGAAACGCTCGTCGATATCGGCAACCGCATGGCGGGCTCCGAGGGCGAACTGCGGGCGGCCCACGCGACCCGCGACGCCCTCGCCGAGCACGCCCGCGACGCCCGCGTCGAGACGTTCGACGTGCAGGGGTGGACGCGCGGCTCCTCCGAGATACGGATCGACGGCGAGGGGTACGACTGCATCGCGCTCCCGCGCTCGCCCGGCGAGGAGGTCGCCGGCGAACTCGTCGACCTCGGCTACGGCCTGCCCGAGGACTTCGAGGAGACGGACATCGAGGGGAAGGTCGTGATGTGCGCGACGAACGTCCCCTCGTGGTACGAGCGATTCATCCACCGGCGCGAGAAGTACTACTACGCCGTCGAGGGCGGGGCCGAGGCCTTCGTGTTCAAGAACCACGTCGAGGGGTGTCTCGCGCCGACCGGGAGCGTCGGTACCGACGCCCGGCCGATGGGCGATATCCCCGCAGTCGGCGTCTCGAAGGAGGTCGGCTCCGAACTCGGCCGCCGCCACGAGGGCCAGCGGCTCGACGTGACCGTCGATATCGAGGCCGCGAGCGCCGACGCGACGAGCCAGAACGTCCACGCGGAACTCGGCCCGGACACCGACGAGGCCGTCCTCGTGACGAGCCACGTCGACGCTCACGACATCGCCGTCGGCGCGATGGACAACGGCGCCGGCACCGCGATGGTCGTCGAGCTCGCGCGCACGCTCGCCGCCCGCGAGGACGAACTGGAAACGCGCGTCGAGTTCGTCTGCTTCGGGGCCGAGGAGGTCGGCCTCGACGGCTCCGGCTACCTCGCCGACGACCGCGACCCCGACGACGTGAAGGCGGTCGTCAACTTCGACGGCGTCGTCCGCGGGCGCGACCTCGGGGCGTACACCCACGGCTTCCCCGAGCTCCGCGAGGCCGTCGAGGCGGTGTCCGACGCGACTGACCACCCGTTCACGGCGAACCCCCACCACGGCCCCCACTCGGACCACTGGCCCTTCGTCGAGTACGGCGTTCCCGGCTACCACGTCTACTCGGAGACGGGCGACGAGGGGCGCGGCTGGGGCCACACGCGCGCCGACACGCTCGACAAGCTGGAGAAGCGCGACCTGCGCGAGCAGGCGGTCGTCCTGACCGAACTCGTGGTGGACGTGACCGGCCGGGATATCGCCCACCGCGACACCGACGACATCGCCGCGGAACTCGAGGAGCAGGACCTCGCCGAGGGGATGAAAGTCACCGGCGACTGGGCGTTCGGCGACGACTGA
- a CDS encoding DUF7313 family protein: MVYSLFGPIDAVLAQPVLEAPLIAYVLLGLLVLNMVGRAVEHSRHKSEAESGDWTQLSRHPLRVATSFLLVVGSFYYLTVAPHGGMVFSVLVLGVFLTDLFEFESRQVEVRNDRTLDTPKGAIAASVLALLYILYQTLFFVIAPVWNAVI; the protein is encoded by the coding sequence ATGGTCTATTCGCTGTTCGGTCCCATCGACGCGGTGCTCGCGCAGCCGGTCCTGGAGGCGCCGCTCATCGCGTACGTCCTGTTGGGGCTGCTGGTGCTCAACATGGTCGGCCGCGCGGTCGAACACTCGCGACACAAGAGCGAGGCCGAGTCGGGCGACTGGACGCAGCTCTCGCGCCACCCGCTCCGCGTCGCCACGAGCTTCCTGCTCGTCGTCGGTTCCTTCTACTACCTCACCGTCGCCCCCCACGGCGGCATGGTATTCTCCGTGCTCGTGCTGGGCGTCTTCCTCACCGACCTCTTCGAGTTCGAGTCCCGGCAGGTCGAGGTGCGCAACGACCGGACGCTCGATACCCCGAAGGGCGCCATCGCCGCCTCCGTCCTCGCGCTGCTGTACATCCTCTACCAGACGCTCTTCTTCGTCATCGCCCCGGTCTGGAACGCCGTCATCTGA
- a CDS encoding ATP-NAD kinase, with the protein MDTPPVGVVGDAPTEPVREAGGDPVAGAVADVLAAGPEAVVAGGESALLAVAAAAPDVPVLPVDAGPGVRSVARSDAPGAIAALVAGEYDTASLPLLVARSPLGETRALCDLMLVTGEPARISEYTVRSGTETVASFRADGVVVATPAGSHGYARRADGPVLAPELGAVVVVPVAPFATSEDSWVLPTEGLRLDVERDETPVELLADDRTAGSVVPGESVRVATEGSLDVAVVDGSGGRFA; encoded by the coding sequence ATGGACACTCCGCCGGTCGGCGTCGTCGGCGACGCCCCGACCGAACCCGTCCGCGAGGCGGGCGGCGACCCCGTCGCGGGCGCCGTCGCCGACGTGCTCGCCGCCGGGCCCGAGGCCGTCGTCGCCGGCGGCGAGTCGGCGCTGCTCGCCGTGGCGGCCGCGGCCCCGGACGTCCCGGTGCTCCCCGTGGACGCGGGGCCGGGCGTCCGTTCCGTGGCGCGCTCGGACGCGCCCGGAGCGATAGCCGCGCTCGTCGCGGGCGAGTACGACACGGCGTCGCTCCCGCTGCTCGTGGCGCGCTCGCCGCTCGGGGAGACGCGCGCGCTGTGTGACCTGATGCTCGTCACCGGCGAGCCGGCGCGCATCTCCGAGTACACCGTCCGCTCGGGGACGGAGACGGTCGCCTCGTTCCGCGCGGACGGCGTCGTCGTCGCGACCCCGGCCGGCTCGCACGGGTACGCCCGCCGGGCGGACGGCCCGGTGCTCGCCCCCGAACTCGGCGCCGTGGTCGTCGTCCCCGTCGCGCCGTTCGCGACGAGCGAGGACAGCTGGGTGCTGCCGACCGAGGGACTCCGGCTCGACGTCGAGCGCGACGAGACGCCCGTCGAGCTGCTCGCCGACGACCGAACCGCGGGCTCCGTCGTCCCCGGCGAGTCGGTCCGCGTCGCGACTGAGGGGTCGCTCGACGTGGCCGTCGTCGACGGGAGCGGCGGCCGGTTCGCGTAG
- a CDS encoding DUF7314 family protein, with product MADEFAKGFTILVGSGLAWMTLAGWYNTPSFEGTQLTAPDPETGLTVYDTLALVLKEGFFWFAILGFLTFVFVIPALRKARDAYAGTPEIPE from the coding sequence ATGGCTGACGAATTCGCCAAGGGCTTCACGATCCTCGTCGGGTCCGGGCTCGCGTGGATGACCCTCGCCGGCTGGTACAACACGCCGTCGTTCGAGGGCACACAGCTCACCGCGCCCGACCCGGAGACGGGGCTGACGGTGTACGACACCCTCGCGCTCGTGCTGAAGGAGGGGTTCTTCTGGTTCGCCATCCTCGGCTTCCTCACGTTCGTCTTCGTCATCCCGGCGCTCCGCAAGGCGCGCGACGCGTACGCGGGCACGCCGGAGATCCCGGAGTAA
- a CDS encoding DUF7315 family membrane protein, with protein sequence MTDDEPTASADAETGGRDVEVPMDVYKAVTVFSTLFAVLCVVVGFVVLDAATQRATAAPEDVNVVLAVVGLGAIALGAGVYAFSTRFRAREMGNSKDDAT encoded by the coding sequence ATGACCGACGACGAGCCGACGGCGAGCGCCGACGCCGAGACGGGGGGTCGCGACGTAGAGGTGCCGATGGACGTGTACAAGGCCGTAACGGTGTTCTCGACGCTGTTCGCCGTGTTGTGTGTCGTCGTCGGGTTCGTCGTCCTCGACGCCGCCACCCAGCGGGCAACGGCCGCGCCGGAGGACGTGAACGTCGTGTTGGCCGTCGTCGGCCTCGGCGCCATCGCGCTCGGGGCGGGCGTCTACGCCTTCTCGACGCGCTTCCGTGCCCGGGAAATGGGAAACTCTAAAGACGACGCTACCTAA
- a CDS encoding cytochrome bc complex cytochrome b subunit — protein sequence MSQEDNPNEGKEIAADGTGIVAPDDETPTWSERKQRTEGLPRLTYEYFERARREDQDLRIESDYVERDVLAFPAWPHEMVRNLALTSFFVGMMVFLAAALPPHIGAPANPSSTPAIILPDWYLYWSFGLLKLGPLNPELALLGGQQLMADRTYGVVANLVVVGFIAIVPFLNKGSARRPVEQPFWAAVGVGGVVYAVTISALSVKNLLPMDSNLLLDLTFLLPFVAGFISYAVFKSMREGYMFELNRRYYRLRPPK from the coding sequence ATGAGTCAAGAAGACAACCCCAACGAGGGCAAGGAGATAGCGGCCGACGGCACCGGTATCGTCGCGCCGGACGACGAGACCCCGACGTGGAGCGAGCGCAAGCAGCGCACCGAGGGGCTCCCCCGGCTGACGTACGAGTACTTCGAGCGGGCCCGCCGCGAGGACCAGGACCTGCGCATCGAGTCGGACTACGTGGAGCGCGACGTGCTCGCGTTCCCCGCGTGGCCCCACGAGATGGTGCGGAACCTCGCGCTGACGAGCTTCTTCGTCGGCATGATGGTGTTCCTCGCCGCGGCGCTGCCGCCGCACATCGGCGCGCCGGCGAACCCGTCCAGCACGCCCGCCATCATCCTGCCCGACTGGTACCTCTACTGGTCGTTCGGCCTGCTCAAGCTCGGCCCGCTCAACCCCGAGCTGGCGCTGCTCGGCGGCCAGCAGCTGATGGCCGACCGGACGTACGGCGTCGTCGCGAACCTCGTCGTCGTCGGCTTCATCGCCATCGTGCCGTTCCTGAACAAGGGGTCGGCCCGGCGCCCGGTCGAGCAGCCGTTCTGGGCGGCCGTCGGCGTCGGCGGCGTCGTCTACGCCGTCACCATCTCGGCGCTGTCGGTGAAGAACCTGCTCCCGATGGACTCGAACCTGCTGCTGGACCTGACGTTCCTGCTGCCCTTCGTGGCCGGGTTCATCAGCTACGCGGTGTTCAAGTCCATGCGCGAGGGGTACATGTTCGAGCTGAACCGCCGGTACTACCGGCTGCGGCCGCCGAAGTAA
- a CDS encoding cytochrome b, producing the protein MSLERKDDHDHKGWMQERDLTPVETTYLTVLMWLDKRLRVVDYLEILEDLYYKVNMQMPKSHTEQYNLDNKFWYWYPLYALGSFSTIAYVVAAISGALLGFYYSPATTGDPTTAYNSITFIMTELRFGFFLRSLHRWSAQVMVAAVFLHMLRVYFTGAYKEPRELNWIIGIVLISLTMVFGYTGYLLPWDQLAFWAGQIGVEMSLSVPVAGEWVAQLLFGGFSLSQSTLQRMYILHVFFLPFITTAIIAIHIGIVWMQGIAEPH; encoded by the coding sequence ATGAGCCTGGAACGCAAGGACGACCACGACCACAAGGGGTGGATGCAGGAGCGTGACCTCACGCCCGTCGAAACCACCTACCTGACCGTGCTGATGTGGCTCGACAAGCGGCTGCGCGTCGTTGACTACCTCGAGATACTCGAGGACCTCTACTACAAGGTCAACATGCAGATGCCGAAGAGCCACACCGAACAGTACAACCTCGACAACAAGTTCTGGTACTGGTACCCCCTCTACGCGCTGGGGAGCTTCAGTACCATCGCGTACGTCGTCGCGGCGATCTCCGGCGCGTTGCTCGGCTTCTACTACAGCCCGGCGACCACCGGCGACCCGACGACCGCGTACAACTCCATCACGTTCATCATGACGGAGCTCCGGTTCGGCTTCTTCCTCCGGAGCCTCCACCGCTGGTCCGCCCAAGTGATGGTCGCGGCCGTGTTCCTCCACATGCTGCGCGTCTACTTCACCGGCGCGTACAAGGAACCGCGCGAACTCAACTGGATCATCGGCATCGTCCTCATCTCGCTGACGATGGTGTTCGGCTACACGGGCTACCTGCTCCCGTGGGACCAGCTCGCCTTCTGGGCCGGCCAGATCGGCGTCGAGATGAGCCTCTCGGTCCCGGTGGCGGGAGAGTGGGTGGCACAGCTACTGTTCGGCGGCTTCTCGCTGAGCCAGTCCACGCTGCAGCGGATGTACATCCTGCACGTGTTCTTCCTGCCGTTCATCACGACCGCCATCATCGCCATCCACATCGGCATCGTCTGGATGCAGGGCATCGCGGAACCGCACTGA
- a CDS encoding ubiquinol-cytochrome c reductase iron-sulfur subunit: MPADEDKYPTESGRRRFVKGVVGSATLAGVGTGGFAALGTATSSTGAGGGITQYMAIENTDGPAPRGMPIVPLTIEDGELTGVWPEVQEITEGGRTVQVAEQELGGVTYSSQWFQYCGVQTYPGVEPGTDQNNTFRVASGAGNTYEWMSDLEAGEPLTVDMFDDYESWGNGIGQSGLGKPAVGTWRSEDVEPQSTMPVQVLRSTRIEELAQEDEFLAAATQDGFIAWLNKCTHFCCVPGFKSIAGSANFGAENRVYCQCHQSVYDPFSPVQTQFVALPRPGE, from the coding sequence ATGCCAGCTGACGAAGACAAGTATCCGACAGAGTCGGGCCGCAGACGCTTCGTGAAGGGAGTCGTCGGCTCCGCGACGCTCGCGGGCGTCGGGACCGGCGGCTTCGCCGCCCTCGGCACCGCGACCTCGTCCACCGGTGCCGGCGGCGGTATCACGCAGTACATGGCCATCGAGAACACCGACGGCCCCGCGCCGCGCGGGATGCCCATCGTTCCGCTCACCATCGAGGACGGCGAGCTGACGGGCGTCTGGCCCGAGGTGCAGGAGATAACGGAGGGCGGCCGGACGGTGCAGGTCGCGGAGCAGGAACTCGGCGGCGTCACCTACTCGTCGCAGTGGTTCCAGTACTGCGGCGTCCAGACGTACCCGGGCGTCGAACCCGGCACCGACCAGAACAACACGTTCCGGGTCGCTTCGGGCGCGGGCAACACCTACGAGTGGATGTCCGACCTGGAGGCCGGCGAGCCGCTCACGGTCGATATGTTCGACGACTACGAGTCGTGGGGCAACGGTATCGGCCAGAGCGGCCTCGGCAAGCCCGCCGTCGGGACCTGGCGCTCGGAGGACGTCGAGCCGCAGTCCACGATGCCGGTTCAGGTGCTGCGCTCGACGCGCATCGAGGAACTGGCACAGGAGGACGAGTTCCTGGCGGCGGCGACCCAGGACGGCTTCATCGCGTGGCTGAACAAGTGTACGCACTTCTGCTGTGTGCCCGGCTTCAAGTCCATCGCGGGGTCGGCCAACTTCGGGGCCGAGAACCGGGTGTACTGTCAGTGTCACCAGTCGGTGTACGACCCGTTCAGTCCGGTCCAGACACAGTTCGTCGCGCTTCCGCGACCGGGGGAATAA
- a CDS encoding DUF7318 family protein: MSSGNNTYGDIHRYEPARESTAAAIGIVLLTVLEVVFIGLFTYGLVAGWGFSEFGNMFLGGLLAMILIDLAFVMLLYRKEFLPDVMIVKKRRRKWEDLYIREEDMDGTDLGGDAWENIKRAVYPYYKK; encoded by the coding sequence ATGAGCTCCGGAAACAACACCTACGGCGACATCCACCGGTACGAGCCGGCGCGCGAATCGACGGCGGCGGCCATCGGCATCGTCCTGCTGACGGTGCTGGAGGTCGTGTTCATCGGCCTGTTCACCTACGGGCTGGTGGCCGGCTGGGGCTTCTCCGAGTTCGGGAACATGTTCCTCGGCGGGTTGCTCGCGATGATACTCATCGACCTCGCCTTCGTGATGCTGCTGTACCGCAAGGAGTTCCTCCCCGACGTGATGATCGTCAAGAAGCGCCGGCGGAAGTGGGAGGACCTCTACATCCGCGAGGAGGACATGGACGGTACCGACCTCGGCGGCGACGCGTGGGAGAACATCAAACGAGCGGTCTACCCCTACTACAAGAAATAA
- a CDS encoding plastocyanin/azurin family copper-binding protein codes for MNRREFLRTAGGATAVAGAVSASGSAAAQSGGPEVALLGSLVFDPAEVYVSPGTTVTWVWESDGHNIVVDSQPEGANWEGTEGGASQLYDTGYEYSHTFEELGEYEYVCAPHRQAGMVGTVVVNESGAPPSGGGGEVEPEEMGVPIQAHFVGIATILAIAVSLMFTFFLLKYGESPHASGGN; via the coding sequence ATGAACAGACGGGAGTTTCTGCGAACCGCGGGCGGCGCGACGGCCGTGGCCGGCGCCGTGAGCGCCTCCGGGTCCGCAGCAGCCCAGAGCGGCGGCCCCGAGGTCGCGCTGTTGGGTAGTCTGGTCTTCGACCCGGCGGAGGTGTACGTCTCGCCGGGGACCACCGTCACCTGGGTGTGGGAGTCGGACGGCCACAACATCGTCGTCGACTCCCAGCCCGAGGGCGCGAACTGGGAAGGGACCGAGGGCGGCGCGAGCCAGCTGTACGACACCGGCTACGAGTACAGCCACACCTTCGAGGAACTCGGCGAGTACGAGTACGTCTGTGCCCCCCACCGACAGGCCGGCATGGTCGGCACGGTCGTCGTGAACGAGAGCGGCGCCCCGCCGTCGGGAGGCGGCGGCGAGGTCGAGCCCGAGGAGATGGGCGTGCCGATTCAGGCGCACTTCGTCGGCATCGCCACCATCCTCGCCATCGCGGTGTCGCTCATGTTCACGTTCTTCCTGCTGAAGTACGGCGAGTCGCCACACGCCAGCGGAGGGAACTGA